Proteins encoded within one genomic window of Setaria italica strain Yugu1 chromosome IV, Setaria_italica_v2.0, whole genome shotgun sequence:
- the LOC111257084 gene encoding uncharacterized protein LOC111257084 — translation MTIDKFTKWIEGEPVTYPKADRVLNFLDEIVHRYGFPNRIITNLSSNFINHEFWEYCENSGIDVRYVSIAHLLANGQVEHAKGMLLEALKKRLHDIGNAKGGKWLKELPMSSWGFAHSGASQQGTHPTS, via the coding sequence ATGACGATCGACAAGTTCACAAAGTGGATCGAGGGGGAGCCAGTGACCTatcccaaggcagacagagtactcaacttccttgaCGAGATTGTCCATCGCTACGGTTTCCCCAATCGTATCATCACAAACCTAAGCTCAAATTTTatcaatcacgagttctgggagtactgtgagaaTAGCGGGATTGATGTCCGGTATGTCTCTATCGCTCATCTGttggccaatggccaggttgagcacgCCAAAGGGATGTTGCTGGAAGCTCTGAAGAAAAGGctacacgacattggcaacGCAAAAggtggcaagtggctcaaggagctaccaaTGTCCTCTTGGGGCTTCGCACACAGCGGTGCAAGCCaacagggtactcaccctacttcctga